In Geobacter anodireducens, a genomic segment contains:
- a CDS encoding zinc protease — MVNKTILDNGVRIISEYMPHVHSVSIGIWVANGSRHERREHNGVAHFIEHLMFKGTEQRSALDIAREIDSVGGVLNAFTSREYVCYYAKVLDKFLPKTIDLLADIFLNSVFDSEEIEKERKVILQEINMLEDTPDDYVHDLFHRSFWRGHPLGLSILGSVESIEGLSRDAIITHLREKYRSDDIIIAVAGNVRHDELLSLVDGLFGQVPTGSGRDICHLPAYEKQVEVVEKDLEQVHICLGTKAFPQNHPRRFEVYLVNTLLGGSMSSRLFQEIRERLGLAYSVYSYVVSHTDAGSLVVYAGTSPAKLDDVLDIAFAELKRLKTELVPFTELESAKEQIKGNIYLSLESSDNRMTKLAKNEIYFGRYIPIHELTDGFDSVTSQGVLELAGEIFDERYLTLALMGKVDSAAFDVSRLAL, encoded by the coding sequence ATGGTCAATAAAACAATCCTTGACAATGGCGTGCGGATCATCTCCGAATACATGCCCCACGTCCATTCCGTCTCCATTGGTATCTGGGTAGCCAACGGCTCCCGCCATGAACGGCGGGAGCACAATGGCGTCGCTCACTTTATCGAACACCTGATGTTCAAGGGAACGGAGCAGCGCAGTGCCCTTGATATTGCACGTGAAATCGATTCGGTGGGCGGCGTGCTCAATGCGTTCACGAGCCGCGAGTACGTCTGCTATTACGCTAAGGTACTCGACAAATTCCTTCCAAAGACAATTGATCTTCTTGCCGACATCTTTCTCAACTCAGTCTTCGACTCCGAAGAGATCGAGAAAGAGCGGAAGGTGATCCTCCAGGAAATCAACATGCTGGAGGACACGCCGGATGATTACGTTCACGATCTGTTCCACCGGAGCTTCTGGCGGGGACATCCCCTCGGCCTGTCGATTCTCGGCAGCGTAGAGAGCATCGAAGGGCTTTCGCGGGATGCGATCATTACCCATCTGAGAGAAAAATACCGCTCTGACGACATTATCATTGCTGTGGCCGGCAACGTACGCCACGACGAACTCCTGAGCCTGGTGGACGGTCTCTTTGGACAGGTTCCCACCGGCTCGGGCCGGGATATCTGCCATCTGCCCGCTTACGAAAAGCAGGTTGAGGTAGTGGAAAAGGATTTGGAACAGGTTCACATCTGTCTCGGCACCAAGGCATTTCCTCAGAATCACCCGCGTCGGTTCGAAGTCTATCTGGTCAATACGCTTCTCGGTGGCAGCATGAGCTCCCGACTGTTCCAGGAGATCCGCGAGCGGCTGGGTCTTGCCTATTCGGTCTATTCCTACGTGGTTTCCCACACGGATGCGGGCTCGCTTGTTGTGTACGCCGGTACAAGTCCGGCAAAGCTCGACGATGTGCTCGACATCGCCTTTGCTGAGCTGAAGCGTCTGAAAACGGAACTTGTTCCGTTCACTGAGTTAGAGTCGGCCAAGGAGCAGATAAAAGGTAACATCTATCTTTCCCTGGAAAGCTCCGACAACAGGATGACTAAGCTCGCTAAAAACGAAATTTATTTCGGACGCTATATTCCTATTCATGAACTGACGGATGGATTCGACTCCGTAACAAGTCAGGGTGTTCTCGAACTTGCCGGCGAGATTTTTGACGAGCGTTATCTGACTCTTGCCCTCATGGGCAAGGTTGACAGTGCTGCGTTTGATGTCTCGCGGCTTGCGCTTTAG